GCGATGGAGGAAGAATTGGGAGAATTTAAAGATTTTGAAGTGGTTGATGAGTCTGCTTCAAGTGCTACGAGGAAATTTAGATGCACGACATCTTCAGTGTGGACAGAATTTGATAAATACAAGGATGGTTCTGGGAAAGAAAGGGCAAAATGTAAAAGGTGTGATCACAACTATCTTGCTGGAAAGAAAGGGTAATTTCTTTCGTGTGCGTTGTGGAGCACACATCTTGAATCTGATTGTTCAAGATGGCTTGAAAGTTATAGATAAAGTTGTGCATAACATACGTGAAAGTGTTAAATATGTACGAGGTTCCGATGCTAGAAAGTTGAGGTTTGTTGAATGTCTTCGAGAACTTCCTTTCACAACAAGCAAGAAAGTTTGTCAAGATATGCCAAcgagatggaattcaacctacaCGATGCTTGAGACTAGTCTCAAGCATCGATCTGCCTTTCTCCACTTGAGCATGATTGATCCATACAATAATACTTGTCCCTCGGAGGAGGAATGGAATATTGCAGAGAAAATAGCAAGGTTCTTGGAGCCATTTTTTCATATCACTACTCTCTTTTCAGGCTCTTATTATCCTACTGCAAACTTGTACTTTCATAGTGTGTGGAGAGTTCAAGTGCGcattttgaaagaattagaaAGTGAGGATCAAGTAATTCAAGCAATGGCAAAAGTTATGAAAGAAAAATTTGGTAAATACTGGGATTGTTATAGTATTGTGTTGTCGTTTGCTATCATTTTAGATCCCCGATACAAGTTACAGTTCGTTGAGTTTTGTTATGAAAGGCTCTATGGCAATGAGGCGGTTAGTCGGGCGAAGATTCTTCGTGACAAATTATATGTCATTTTTAAAGGATATTTGCAGCACTCTACTGGAAATTCAAGCACTATGGCACAAATGTCATCTTGTGGAACACCTGATTGTGATACTAGAGATGATCTTGAGGGTTTTGATACATTTATGAGCCGACTTGTAGGTCCAAGTATAAGCAAGTCACAATTAGATATTTACTTGGAAGAGAGTAGACTTAACCATAGGGAACATGAGAACTTGAATGTCCTTGGATTTTGGAAAGAACAGTGTCATCGTTTCCCAGAACTTTCCCTGATGGCTCGTGATATACTGAGTATTCCTATAACTACAGTGGCCTCTGATTCGGCATTTAGTATTGGTGGTCGCATACTTG
The sequence above is a segment of the Rhododendron vialii isolate Sample 1 chromosome 13a, ASM3025357v1 genome. Coding sequences within it:
- the LOC131314018 gene encoding zinc finger BED domain-containing protein RICESLEEPER 2-like; translated protein: MGHYVLRVDFTLAKVLTIMDVCFPGCNDLYVRKRNTSNARPTNKTMQNSLGLYMRSLNNPLGQTRGNWFFNLGLFFNLEFEEVRWRKNWENLKILKWLMSLLQVLRGNLDARHLQCGQNLINTRMVLGKKGQNVKGVITTILLERKGNFFRVRCGAHILNLIVQDGLKVIDKVVHNIRESVKYVRGSDARKLRFVECLRELPFTTSKKVCQDMPTRWNSTYTMLETSLKHRSAFLHLSMIDPYNNTCPSEEEWNIAEKIARFLEPFFHITTLFSGSYYPTANLYFHSVWRVQVRILKELESEDQVIQAMAKVMKEKFGKYWDCYSIVLSFAIILDPRYKLQFVEFCYERLYGNEAVSRAKILRDKLYVIFKGYLQHSTGNSSTMAQMSSCGTPDCDTRDDLEGFDTFMSRLVGPSISKSQLDIYLEESRLNHREHENLNVLGFWKEQCHRFPELSLMARDILSIPITTVASDSAFSIGGRILGKYRTSLLPQNAEALLCSRDWLFGVPDAQDEDERLVEDLENLCISQSDAHMDDE